Proteins encoded in a region of the Elizabethkingia bruuniana genome:
- a CDS encoding GNAT family N-acetyltransferase, which produces MKIETSSIITENHDEIITDFLNQYNQERAVSFEDEINEDVEIVIYDGEKIIGGIVGRSLWGTLEIKRLAVHPDYRNRGIGSKLISAAETEAKKRKCSYLSLNTFSYQAPEFYEKLGFIKVGTEEDFPRGFSRYFYQKKI; this is translated from the coding sequence ATGAAGATCGAAACCAGTTCCATAATCACAGAGAATCACGATGAAATAATAACCGATTTTCTAAACCAGTACAATCAGGAACGTGCTGTTTCTTTTGAAGATGAAATCAATGAAGATGTGGAAATTGTAATCTATGATGGTGAAAAGATTATTGGTGGAATCGTTGGCCGTTCTTTATGGGGAACCTTAGAAATAAAACGTCTGGCTGTCCATCCGGATTACAGAAACAGAGGTATAGGATCGAAACTGATATCTGCCGCAGAAACAGAAGCTAAAAAAAGAAAATGCAGCTACCTGAGCCTAAATACTTTTTCTTATCAGGCTCCGGAGTTTTATGAAAAATTGGGATTTATAAAAGTAGGAACAGAAGAGGATTTCCCACGTGGATTTTCCCGTTATTTTTATCAGAAGAAGATTTAA
- a CDS encoding VIT1/CCC1 transporter family protein, whose protein sequence is MTHHHLEKHYVNRVGWLRAAVLGANDGILSTTSITIGVAAATPSREAIILAALAGLVAGAMSMAAGEYVSVSSQADTEKADLEREAKELERIPEIELKELAKIYEARGLNSELALEVAEELTKHDALEAHARDELGINEITTARPLQAAASSFASFTVGAILPFLVAIFAPIPQMLYYEYGFSIIFLMILGAVAAKAGGSKISTAVIRICFWGTAAMALTALVGYLFGVNAS, encoded by the coding sequence ATGACGCATCATCATTTAGAAAAACATTATGTAAATCGTGTAGGCTGGCTAAGGGCTGCTGTTCTTGGGGCTAATGATGGTATTTTATCTACTACCAGTATCACGATTGGTGTAGCTGCCGCTACACCTTCCAGAGAAGCAATTATACTAGCTGCATTAGCAGGTCTTGTTGCCGGCGCAATGTCTATGGCTGCTGGCGAATATGTATCGGTAAGTTCTCAGGCTGATACGGAGAAAGCTGATTTGGAAAGAGAAGCTAAAGAGTTAGAACGTATTCCTGAGATAGAATTGAAAGAACTGGCCAAAATATATGAAGCTCGTGGACTAAACTCTGAACTGGCTTTAGAAGTAGCAGAGGAACTCACAAAACATGATGCTTTGGAAGCCCATGCCCGTGATGAATTGGGGATCAACGAAATTACAACGGCAAGACCATTGCAAGCTGCTGCTTCATCATTTGCCTCATTTACTGTAGGAGCCATATTACCATTTCTTGTGGCCATATTTGCGCCAATACCACAAATGCTGTATTACGAATATGGTTTTTCCATTATATTCCTCATGATTCTGGGGGCTGTAGCCGCTAAAGCCGGAGGTTCTAAAATAAGTACTGCAGTTATAAGAATTTGTTTCTGGGGGACTGCTGCAATGGCACTAACTGCTCTGGTAGGCTACCTATTCGGAGTCAATGCTTCATAA
- a CDS encoding EamA family transporter, with protein sequence MWWIYALLSALFASLTAVFAKIGISNINSNLATAIRTVVVLVMIWGIVIVRGETKEITSLSKTNIIFLAISGIATGLSWIFYFKALQMGDVSKVAPIDKLSIALTIILAAVFLRETIDTKTAIGAGLIIAGTIVLLLK encoded by the coding sequence ATGTGGTGGATTTATGCACTTCTTTCTGCTTTATTTGCTTCGCTCACTGCAGTATTTGCTAAAATAGGTATTTCCAACATCAATTCTAATCTTGCAACAGCCATCCGTACAGTGGTTGTACTGGTTATGATATGGGGAATTGTTATTGTCCGTGGGGAGACAAAAGAAATAACCAGTCTCTCCAAAACCAATATTATATTTTTAGCAATATCCGGAATAGCAACCGGACTATCCTGGATATTCTATTTTAAGGCTTTACAAATGGGAGATGTATCTAAAGTGGCACCTATAGACAAACTAAGTATAGCTCTCACGATTATATTAGCCGCTGTATTTTTGCGCGAAACAATAGATACAAAAACAGCAATTGGTGCAGGGCTAATTATTGCCGGAACAATTGTTTTATTGCTAAAATAA
- the clpP gene encoding ATP-dependent Clp endopeptidase proteolytic subunit ClpP yields MDIKKEFRDYAVKHLGVNGLAADQYMGIYGPTNLTPYIMEERRLNVAQMDVFSRLMMDRIIFLGTGIDDQVANIVTAQLLFLESADPAKDIQIYINSPGGSVYAGLGIYDTMQIIKPDVATICTGMAASMGAVLLVAGEKGKRSALKHSRVMIHQPSGGAQGVASDMEINLREMLKLKTELYDIIAHHSGQTYEWVEKSSDRDYWMTSEEAKNFGMVDEVLQRKVEK; encoded by the coding sequence ATGGATATTAAAAAAGAATTTAGAGATTATGCAGTAAAACACCTTGGAGTGAATGGTCTTGCTGCTGATCAGTATATGGGTATATATGGTCCAACCAATTTAACGCCGTACATCATGGAAGAGCGTCGTTTAAATGTAGCGCAAATGGACGTTTTCTCCCGTTTGATGATGGACAGAATTATCTTCCTTGGAACTGGGATCGATGATCAGGTTGCCAATATTGTAACAGCTCAGTTATTATTCCTGGAAAGCGCTGATCCTGCTAAAGATATTCAGATTTATATCAACTCTCCTGGTGGTAGTGTATATGCCGGATTAGGAATATATGATACCATGCAGATTATTAAGCCGGATGTAGCTACAATCTGTACAGGTATGGCAGCGTCTATGGGTGCTGTATTATTAGTAGCTGGAGAAAAAGGTAAGCGTTCTGCTCTAAAGCATTCAAGAGTTATGATTCATCAGCCAAGCGGAGGTGCTCAGGGGGTAGCTTCCGATATGGAAATCAACCTTCGTGAAATGTTGAAATTAAAAACAGAATTATACGATATTATCGCTCACCATTCAGGTCAGACTTATGAATGGGTAGAGAAGTCTTCCGACAGAGATTACTGGATGACTTCCGAAGAAGCTAAAAACTTCGGTATGGTAGATGAAGTTTTGCAACGTAAAGTAGAAAAATAA
- the dnaG gene encoding DNA primase → MISKTTIDKIFSAVRVEEVVGEYVQLKRAGGNFKGLSPFHDEKSPSFVVSPSKQIWKDFSSGKGGTAVSFLMEIENFTYPEALRHLAKKYGIEIEEDVQEISEAEKESRNQRELLYKIHEVANNFFQEQLYDTEEGQNIGLSYFRERGLNDEVLKKFQLGYSPELKNAFTKSAKEKGYDKDLLEKSGLSIFPENAPDGIDRFRERVIFPILSFSGRVLGFGARILKSNVKTAKYLNSPETEIYHKSNVLYGIAQSKQAISKENHCLLVEGYMDVISLHQAGIENVVASSGTALTKEQIKLIKRLTPNVTILFDGDAAGIKASFRSIDLLLEDGMNIKVMLFPDGHDPDSFAKAFPQDYVKSYIAEHAVDFIHFKIDVLQKDAGDDPFKRADLIKEVVKSIAFVPNNLQQEIFIQQASKLLHVSEQNLFNELQVQKTGIQHQEKPKAPQIQPKLEKVEMSQIETINPLLLLEEKLVELMLKYGDKEIVRKKEEGMVKSSVIQEILNHFDEDSYEIQIPLHQKIIDEIRKGAEKNELRSGQFFFSLMDEEVNQKVADALIDPYQLSDWNKFNIYFSSEEDVVEKMVQDIILRHKREYILKIIKDLQVKVQEDPGNDVQYYATIVKLTRLKMELDKVLYRIL, encoded by the coding sequence ATGATTTCGAAAACCACAATAGATAAAATTTTCTCCGCTGTAAGAGTGGAAGAGGTGGTTGGTGAATATGTACAGCTAAAACGTGCTGGTGGAAACTTTAAGGGGCTAAGTCCTTTTCATGATGAAAAGTCGCCTTCATTTGTAGTGTCACCAAGTAAGCAGATCTGGAAAGATTTTAGTTCCGGAAAAGGGGGAACTGCAGTGTCTTTCCTGATGGAAATCGAAAACTTTACCTATCCTGAAGCATTACGTCATCTGGCTAAGAAATATGGAATTGAGATAGAAGAAGATGTTCAGGAGATATCAGAAGCTGAAAAAGAATCCCGTAATCAGCGGGAGCTATTATATAAAATCCATGAGGTTGCCAATAATTTCTTTCAGGAGCAGTTGTATGATACTGAAGAAGGGCAAAATATTGGTTTGTCCTATTTCCGAGAAAGAGGGCTGAATGATGAGGTTCTGAAAAAGTTCCAGTTAGGATATTCACCGGAACTTAAGAATGCTTTTACCAAATCTGCTAAAGAAAAGGGCTATGATAAAGACCTCCTGGAGAAATCCGGATTATCTATTTTTCCGGAAAATGCCCCTGATGGTATCGACCGTTTCCGCGAACGGGTAATTTTTCCTATTCTTAGTTTTTCAGGAAGAGTATTAGGTTTCGGTGCCAGAATCCTGAAAAGTAATGTAAAGACAGCCAAATATCTCAACTCACCAGAGACCGAGATTTATCATAAATCCAACGTACTCTATGGAATTGCCCAGTCTAAACAAGCAATATCCAAAGAGAATCATTGCCTTCTTGTGGAAGGTTATATGGATGTTATTTCACTACACCAGGCAGGAATAGAAAATGTTGTAGCCAGTAGTGGTACAGCCCTGACAAAAGAGCAGATCAAACTAATCAAAAGGCTTACGCCTAATGTAACAATCCTGTTCGATGGTGATGCTGCCGGAATTAAGGCCTCATTCAGAAGTATCGATCTCCTTTTAGAAGACGGGATGAACATTAAGGTAATGCTGTTTCCGGATGGACATGATCCCGATAGTTTTGCCAAAGCCTTTCCACAGGACTATGTAAAAAGCTATATCGCAGAGCATGCAGTAGATTTTATTCACTTCAAAATAGATGTTCTTCAGAAAGATGCCGGAGACGACCCTTTTAAAAGAGCAGATCTGATAAAGGAAGTTGTAAAGAGTATAGCCTTTGTTCCGAACAATCTTCAACAGGAGATATTTATACAGCAGGCATCCAAATTATTACATGTTTCCGAGCAAAACCTGTTCAATGAACTACAGGTCCAGAAAACCGGAATACAGCATCAGGAAAAACCTAAAGCACCGCAAATCCAGCCTAAACTGGAAAAAGTGGAGATGTCCCAGATTGAAACCATCAATCCGTTGTTGCTATTGGAGGAAAAACTGGTCGAACTTATGCTGAAATATGGTGATAAAGAAATTGTAAGAAAGAAAGAAGAGGGAATGGTAAAGTCTTCTGTTATTCAGGAGATTTTAAATCATTTTGATGAAGATTCTTATGAAATTCAGATCCCTCTGCATCAGAAAATTATAGATGAAATACGTAAGGGTGCTGAAAAAAATGAATTACGTTCCGGGCAATTTTTCTTTAGCCTGATGGATGAAGAGGTGAACCAAAAAGTAGCAGACGCATTGATCGATCCTTATCAGTTAAGTGACTGGAATAAGTTCAATATTTATTTTAGTTCGGAAGAAGATGTTGTAGAAAAGATGGTTCAGGATATTATTCTCCGTCATAAACGGGAGTATATACTGAAGATTATAAAGGACTTACAGGTAAAAGTGCAGGAAGACCCTGGTAATGATGTACAGTATTATGCCACAATTGTAAAACTCACCAGGCTTAAAATGGAGCTGGACAAAGTATTATACAGGATATTGTAA